CCCCGCCATACTGTCAACGATGATCAGCCAGGAGTACCAGAAATAATGCCCCCCGCCACGCAGCGCCAACGCAAGCTGACCGCCGGTCAATCTCGGCAGATCCTCTTCCTCGCGCTCTTCTTGCCGGTGCTCGTGTACGGTTCCGGCATCGCCATCATGATCTCCGCGCTTCCGGACCTGCCCGACACGGTCGCCATCCACTGGAATGCCGAAGGAGAGGCTGACGGCTTTGACAGCCCACTCGTTCCGATCATCGCAAATTCGGCGCTAGCCGTCGGCCTCGCCGCACTCTTCTTTGGGATGACCTGGAACGGAGCAAAGCGCGGCACCTCGCCAACCCTTGTTCGACTCCTCACCGCATTCACCCCCGGATTCGCCGTGTTCATGATGGTGCAGATGGTGCCATCGCTCCTCAACCAGCGCGGCCTCACGGCAGAGCAGATCGCCGCACAAGGCGTTGGGCTCGAATGGATGCTCGGCCTCGTCGTCGGGCTCGCTGTCGCCGGCGTGTGCTGGCTCCTCGCGCCTCAGCTGGAACCGGTCGAGGCGCACACCTCAGAAGTCGCCCCGCTCCCGCTTCGGGCCACAGAACGAGCAATCTGGAGCCAGACGGCCACCATGTCAACGCTCCTGTGGTGGATTCTACTCGCCGTCATAACCGGCGGAATGACGGCGACCATCATCTCTACGCTCGATAAGCCGGACCAGTGGTACCAGATCGCCATCTTTGGGTTTGTCTACGCGGTCGTGTTCTCAACGATGACCTGGCGCGTGACGGTTTCCCCCACCGGAATTGCCGTCAGGTCAGCCCTCGGCTGGCCCGTCGT
The DNA window shown above is from Lysinibacter cavernae and carries:
- a CDS encoding DUF1648 domain-containing protein, yielding MPPATQRQRKLTAGQSRQILFLALFLPVLVYGSGIAIMISALPDLPDTVAIHWNAEGEADGFDSPLVPIIANSALAVGLAALFFGMTWNGAKRGTSPTLVRLLTAFTPGFAVFMMVQMVPSLLNQRGLTAEQIAAQGVGLEWMLGLVVGLAVAGVCWLLAPQLEPVEAHTSEVAPLPLRATERAIWSQTATMSTLLWWILLAVITGGMTATIISTLDKPDQWYQIAIFGFVYAVVFSTMTWRVTVSPTGIAVRSALGWPVVRVPLEHIKRATVSDVDPLTEFGGWGIRFAGGRRLGIILQRGNALEIERNDGKRTLVVTIDDADVGASLLTSYLNR